One segment of Massilia sp. Se16.2.3 DNA contains the following:
- a CDS encoding EAL domain-containing protein, producing MNVSPRQFEEARLVERVAAALDDSRLAPALLELEVTESLIMRDMPKSVERMRELKAMGVSLSIDDFGTGYSSLSSLKTFPISRLKIDKSFVSELADNADDQAIAMAVISLGHKLNLRVIAEGVETEQQCAFLRENECDEMQGYLFSRPVPAGEIADMLEAHVSMPVGCPCIPAPAGASVEAAALIDAAGTAPAAARAATEAM from the coding sequence GTGAACGTCTCGCCGCGCCAGTTCGAGGAAGCGCGCCTGGTCGAACGGGTCGCCGCGGCGCTCGACGACAGCCGCCTGGCGCCCGCCCTGCTGGAACTGGAAGTGACGGAAAGCCTGATCATGCGCGACATGCCCAAGTCGGTCGAACGCATGCGCGAACTGAAGGCGATGGGCGTGTCGCTGTCGATCGACGACTTCGGCACCGGTTACTCGAGCCTGTCGTCGCTGAAGACCTTCCCGATCAGCCGCCTGAAGATCGACAAGAGTTTTGTCAGCGAACTGGCCGACAATGCGGACGACCAGGCCATTGCGATGGCGGTGATCTCGCTCGGCCACAAGCTGAACCTGCGCGTGATCGCCGAAGGCGTCGAGACCGAGCAGCAGTGCGCCTTCCTGCGCGAGAACGAGTGCGATGAGATGCAGGGCTACCTGTTCAGCCGCCCGGTGCCGGCCGGCGAAATCGCCGACATGCTCGAAGCGCACGTGTCCATGCCGGTCGGCTGCCCCTGCATCCCGGCGCCCGCCGGCGCCAGCGTCGAGGCGGCAGCGCTCATCGACGCTGCCGGCACCGCGCCGGCAGCGGCCAGGGCCGCGACCGAGGCCATGTAA
- a CDS encoding TIGR00730 family Rossman fold protein, translating to MKSIAVYCGASNGARPLYADAARQLARALVDHNIALVYGGGKVGLMGVIADEVLRLGGEATGVIPRALVEREVGHAGLTRLFVVKDMHERKAMMAELSEGFIAMPGGMGTLEELFEMITWAQLGIHAKPIGLFNVDGFYDGLMAFVAHQVQEEFVRPAHAALLHIDADAEALVHKLRAPSVAG from the coding sequence ATGAAATCAATCGCTGTCTACTGCGGCGCCTCGAACGGCGCCAGGCCCCTGTATGCCGACGCGGCCCGCCAATTGGCGCGCGCGCTGGTCGACCATAACATCGCTCTCGTCTACGGCGGCGGCAAGGTCGGGCTGATGGGCGTGATCGCCGACGAAGTACTGCGCCTGGGCGGGGAGGCGACCGGGGTGATTCCCCGCGCGCTGGTCGAGCGCGAAGTCGGCCATGCCGGGCTGACGCGCCTGTTCGTGGTGAAGGACATGCACGAGCGCAAGGCCATGATGGCCGAGCTGTCGGAAGGCTTCATCGCCATGCCGGGCGGGATGGGAACGCTGGAAGAGCTGTTCGAGATGATCACCTGGGCCCAGCTGGGCATCCATGCCAAGCCGATTGGCCTCTTCAACGTGGACGGCTTCTACGACGGCCTGATGGCTTTTGTCGCGCACCAGGTGCAGGAAGAATTCGTGCGCCCGGCGCACGCGGCGCTGCTGCACATCGATGCCGATGCCGAGGCCCTCGTGCACAAGCTGCGCGCGCCGTCCGTCGCCGGCTAG
- a CDS encoding TetR/AcrR family transcriptional regulator, with amino-acid sequence MLQKAPRRTRERILELSLRLFNEFGEPNITTTVIAEEMNISPGNLYYHFRNKDDIVNSIFVQFEAEIGRILTVPAGRRSNMEDVWLYLHLMFELIWRYRFFYRDLNDLLSRNRKLELHFKAILAHKIKVARQLCEDLRSEGSLQASDQQIGAMATNMVVVATYWLSYEYVRNPRKYSEQQAIADALARGCYQVLSMLGPYLRGDTSLLFEKLSEEYLKKLPDEGRDPGAA; translated from the coding sequence ATGCTACAGAAAGCCCCGCGCCGCACCCGTGAACGCATCCTCGAGCTCTCGCTCAGGCTGTTCAACGAGTTCGGCGAGCCGAACATCACGACGACCGTCATTGCCGAGGAGATGAACATCTCGCCCGGCAACCTGTACTACCACTTCCGCAACAAGGACGACATCGTCAATTCGATCTTCGTGCAGTTCGAAGCCGAGATCGGGCGCATCCTCACGGTGCCGGCCGGCCGGCGCTCGAACATGGAAGACGTCTGGCTCTACCTGCACCTGATGTTCGAGCTGATCTGGCGCTACCGCTTCTTCTACCGCGACCTCAACGACCTGCTCTCGCGCAACCGCAAGCTCGAACTGCACTTCAAGGCCATCCTGGCGCACAAGATCAAGGTCGCGCGCCAGCTCTGCGAAGACCTGCGCAGCGAGGGTTCGCTGCAGGCGAGCGACCAGCAGATCGGGGCAATGGCCACCAACATGGTGGTCGTGGCGACCTACTGGCTGTCCTACGAATACGTGCGCAATCCGCGCAAGTACAGCGAGCAGCAGGCCATTGCCGACGCGCTCGCGCGCGGCTGCTACCAGGTGCTGTCGATGCTCGGGCCCTACCTGCGCGGCGATACCAGCCTGCTGTTTGAAAAGCTCTCTGAAGAGTACTTGAAAAAGCTGCCTGACGAGGGTCGGGATCCGGGCGCCGCATAG
- a CDS encoding phosphate ABC transporter substrate-binding protein, with amino-acid sequence MANYISRLLAAGALLLLPVLAHAGELVVVVSARSPIAALRPDQVSAIFLGQAARFPDGTVATALDQPIGSPERDHFYQNVAGKTPALLKAYWSKMVFTGRGQPPRELRDSLAVRRAVADDPALIGYIDREALDSSVRPVLLVH; translated from the coding sequence ATGGCTAACTACATTTCACGCCTGCTCGCCGCCGGCGCGCTGCTCCTGCTTCCTGTACTTGCCCATGCCGGCGAACTGGTCGTCGTCGTTTCCGCACGCAGCCCGATCGCCGCATTGCGCCCGGACCAGGTATCGGCCATTTTCCTCGGCCAGGCCGCACGCTTCCCCGACGGCACCGTCGCCACCGCGCTCGACCAGCCGATCGGTTCGCCCGAACGCGACCACTTCTACCAGAACGTGGCCGGCAAGACCCCTGCCCTGCTCAAGGCTTACTGGTCGAAGATGGTGTTCACCGGCCGTGGCCAGCCGCCGCGCGAACTGCGCGACAGCCTCGCCGTGCGCCGCGCCGTCGCCGACGATCCCGCGCTGATCGGCTATATCGATCGCGAAGCGCTCGATTCGAGCGTGCGCCCGGTACTGCTGGTGCATTGA
- a CDS encoding phasin family protein, which produces MSKNIKELEQEEEALARAVRSSAQQIWQAGLGAFAKAQAEGGREFTRLVRDGSELQKRARQVEDATDTVARKAERASRRTSSSWGKLEQVFEERVARALATIGVPARGEVEALAQRVDALERTLAELAAERRQVPAVKPAAKTAAKAATKAAAKPAAKSAARPAAKRTAAARAAGSKTRA; this is translated from the coding sequence ATGAGCAAGAACATCAAGGAACTCGAGCAGGAAGAAGAAGCGCTGGCGCGCGCGGTGCGCAGCTCGGCCCAGCAGATCTGGCAGGCCGGCCTGGGCGCGTTCGCCAAGGCGCAGGCCGAAGGCGGCCGCGAATTCACGCGCCTGGTACGCGACGGCAGCGAGCTGCAGAAGCGCGCTCGCCAGGTCGAGGATGCCACCGACACGGTCGCGCGCAAGGCCGAACGCGCAAGCCGGCGCACCTCGAGCTCCTGGGGCAAGCTGGAGCAGGTGTTCGAGGAACGGGTGGCGCGCGCGCTGGCCACCATCGGCGTGCCGGCGCGGGGCGAAGTCGAAGCGCTGGCGCAGCGGGTCGATGCGCTCGAACGGACGCTGGCCGAGCTGGCGGCCGAACGGCGACAGGTGCCGGCCGTGAAGCCAGCTGCGAAAACAGCCGCAAAGGCCGCGACAAAGGCAGCCGCGAAGCCAGCAGCAAAGTCCGCGGCAAGGCCGGCAGCGAAAAGAACCGCCGCGGCACGCGCCGCCGGGTCGAAGACCCGGGCATGA
- a CDS encoding response regulator, translating into MARILIIDDDFATAATAAALLRARGHVMIGAEGEASSCDLVLCGARHPHAFALAGHKAGTVLLAMSAPGDEALRDRLLAAGYNGYIGLPIEADSLVDEVEAFLPPPALLLVDDDPFMLGVLADQVEGQGWRVLRAASGEEALALLEREAVAVVLSDHWMPGMRGAALLAEVRRRRPSVFRMLLSGQSADEAIARALACGDAERFHQKPWQGAALLDALHEAFRLQRGRGPV; encoded by the coding sequence GTGGCACGCATACTCATCATCGACGACGACTTCGCGACCGCCGCGACGGCAGCCGCGCTGCTGCGCGCACGCGGCCACGTCATGATCGGCGCCGAAGGGGAGGCGTCAAGCTGCGACCTGGTGCTGTGCGGCGCGCGCCACCCGCATGCCTTCGCACTGGCAGGGCACAAGGCAGGGACCGTGCTGCTGGCCATGAGCGCGCCCGGCGACGAGGCGCTGCGCGACCGGCTGCTGGCGGCCGGCTACAACGGCTACATCGGCTTGCCGATCGAGGCCGACAGCCTCGTCGACGAGGTCGAGGCCTTCCTGCCGCCGCCGGCGCTGCTGCTGGTCGACGACGACCCCTTCATGCTCGGCGTGCTGGCCGACCAGGTGGAGGGGCAGGGCTGGCGCGTGCTCCGTGCGGCATCAGGCGAGGAGGCGCTGGCGCTGCTCGAGCGCGAGGCGGTGGCGGTCGTGCTGAGCGACCACTGGATGCCCGGCATGCGCGGCGCCGCGCTGCTGGCCGAGGTGCGCAGGCGCCGCCCAAGCGTCTTTCGCATGCTGCTGTCCGGCCAGAGCGCGGACGAGGCGATTGCGCGGGCTCTCGCTTGCGGCGACGCCGAACGCTTCCACCAGAAACCCTGGCAGGGCGCGGCCTTGCTCGATGCGCTGCACGAGGCCTTTCGCCTGCAGCGCGGGCGCGGCCCCGTTTAG
- a CDS encoding diguanylate cyclase domain-containing protein, producing MARYTTVQRLHGFPLAIVIGLGRDEQMASFEKARRAWMMAATAATALLGLVVGVVSVWSWQLARVRRRARRARETYAAASEGSLDAFCVLRALRGPGGVIHDFEVEDTNSRAEEMFGVSRDELRGMRLCDLLPYYRSNGIFDDMVSVALDGEPREGEWLAEHRHAHGRWLHRQVVAVEDGVVAIVRDITERKLVEERIFHMAHHDELTGLPNRNLMHDRIDQAIRTAERQGTGVAIAFVDLDGFKLVNDGLGHKAGDELLKVVSKRMGACLRRNDTLARFGGDEFVILLPDQGIDPMVLAPLLEKIRVAVTEPIQVSGQSVQVSCSMGVVMYPRDGFDASALLMNADAAMYRAKDLGSNNFQFYAREMNASVEEKLVMLDGLRNAVAGTLDSRLGRSEFRLLYQPKVDLKSGRIFGVEALIRWQHPEHGMVPPQRFIGLAEESGLIVEIGDWVVREACRQARNGSMPACRRSPSR from the coding sequence GTGGCGCGCTACACCACGGTGCAGCGCCTCCACGGCTTCCCGCTGGCGATCGTCATTGGCCTCGGCCGCGACGAGCAGATGGCGTCCTTCGAGAAAGCGCGCCGTGCCTGGATGATGGCCGCCACCGCCGCCACCGCCCTGCTCGGCCTGGTGGTCGGCGTGGTGTCGGTATGGTCGTGGCAGCTGGCACGCGTCCGCCGCCGTGCCCGCCGCGCCCGCGAAACCTATGCCGCCGCATCCGAAGGCAGCCTCGACGCCTTTTGCGTGCTGCGCGCCCTGCGCGGTCCCGGTGGCGTGATCCACGACTTCGAAGTCGAGGACACCAACAGCCGCGCCGAGGAGATGTTCGGCGTGAGCCGCGACGAACTGCGCGGCATGCGCCTGTGCGACCTGCTCCCGTATTACCGCAGCAACGGCATCTTCGACGATATGGTGTCGGTGGCCCTCGACGGCGAGCCGCGCGAAGGCGAATGGCTGGCCGAACACCGCCATGCGCACGGACGCTGGCTGCACCGCCAGGTCGTCGCCGTCGAGGACGGCGTGGTGGCGATCGTGCGCGACATCACCGAGCGCAAGCTGGTGGAGGAACGCATCTTCCACATGGCCCACCACGACGAACTGACGGGACTGCCGAACCGTAACCTGATGCACGACCGCATCGACCAGGCGATCCGCACCGCCGAGCGCCAGGGTACCGGCGTGGCGATCGCCTTCGTCGACCTCGACGGCTTCAAGCTCGTCAACGACGGCCTGGGGCACAAGGCGGGCGACGAACTGCTGAAGGTGGTCAGCAAGCGCATGGGCGCCTGCCTGCGCCGCAACGACACGCTGGCGCGCTTCGGCGGCGACGAATTCGTGATCCTGCTGCCCGACCAGGGCATCGATCCGATGGTGCTGGCGCCGCTGCTGGAGAAGATCCGCGTGGCCGTCACCGAACCGATCCAGGTGTCGGGGCAGTCGGTGCAGGTCAGCTGCAGCATGGGCGTGGTGATGTACCCGCGCGACGGCTTCGACGCCAGCGCGCTCCTGATGAACGCCGACGCCGCGATGTACCGCGCCAAGGACCTGGGCAGCAACAACTTCCAGTTCTACGCACGCGAAATGAACGCCAGCGTGGAAGAGAAGCTGGTGATGCTCGACGGCTTGCGCAACGCGGTCGCGGGCACGCTCGACAGCCGGCTTGGGCGCAGCGAATTCCGCCTGCTGTACCAGCCGAAGGTGGACCTCAAGAGCGGCCGCATCTTCGGCGTCGAGGCCCTGATTCGCTGGCAGCACCCGGAACACGGCATGGTGCCGCCGCAGCGCTTCATCGGCCTGGCCGAGGAAAGCGGCCTGATCGTCGAGATCGGCGACTGGGTGGTGCGCGAAGCCTGCCGCCAGGCCCGGAATGGATCGATGCCGGCCTGCCGCCGCTCACCGTCTCGGTGA
- a CDS encoding cache domain-containing protein, whose translation MKRSTIPARRTARRTQLSRWLGRGLETHISLPLFALLLVLAMWVLTLRFIESERAGAINAAQTATRERLDTYEAQMARSLNGIDQTLKVLKYAVELKGARKAPCRRCASRACCRRDWCSWWRCRTAAAASSPAIPNPRRSTSRAPPISSTTAITTTAKCSSARPWATPPSASRTCTFSRRINDADGKFDGIAIVEADPAYFTSAYEPSRDGEQGLLGLAGTDGLMRAMRIGENVTGASASNWATPPAAPSPCTPAHRTAWRATPRCSASTASRWRSSLASAATSRWRPSRKRAVPG comes from the coding sequence ATGAAGCGATCCACCATCCCGGCGCGCCGCACGGCGCGCCGTACCCAGTTGTCCCGCTGGCTCGGCCGCGGCCTGGAGACGCACATCTCGCTGCCGCTGTTCGCCCTGCTGCTGGTGCTGGCGATGTGGGTGCTGACGCTGCGCTTCATCGAGTCCGAACGCGCTGGCGCCATCAACGCGGCGCAGACGGCCACCCGCGAACGCCTCGACACCTATGAAGCCCAGATGGCGCGCAGCCTGAACGGCATCGACCAGACCCTCAAGGTGCTCAAGTACGCCGTCGAACTCAAAGGGGCGCGCAAGGCGCCTTGCCGGCGCTGCGCGAGCAGGGCCTGCTGCCGCCGGGACTGGTGTTCGTGGTGGCGGTGTCGGACCGCGGCGGCCGCGTCGTCGCCAGCAATCCCGAATCCGCGCCGCTCGACGTCTCGAGCGCCCCCTATTTCCTCTACCACCGCGATAACGACGACGGCGAAGTGTTCGTCGGCGCGACCGTGGGCGACGCCGCCAAGCGCGAGCCGCACCTGCACTTTTTCGCGCCGCATCAACGACGCCGACGGCAAGTTCGACGGCATCGCCATCGTCGAGGCCGATCCGGCCTACTTCACCAGCGCCTACGAGCCTTCGCGCGACGGCGAGCAGGGCCTGCTCGGCCTGGCCGGCACCGATGGCCTGATGCGCGCGATGCGCATCGGCGAGAACGTCACCGGGGCCAGCGCATCGAACTGGGCAACGCCGCCGGCGGCACCATCACCCTGCACTCCGGCGCACCGGACGGCGTGGCGCGCTACACCACGGTGCAGCGCCTCCACGGCTTCCCGCTGGCGATCGTCATTGGCCTCGGCCGCGACGAGCAGATGGCGTCCTTCGAGAAAGCGCGCCGTGCCTGGATGA
- a CDS encoding alpha/beta fold hydrolase, giving the protein MRPRLERARISHATVDLEPVAAPIDSYVPLIEQAVEELRAATGSQQVALVAHSMGGLVVRAWMRRHGSERVARVITLGTPHHGTGMANFGLGANAVQMRWRGGGPSAWLRALAASEDGARRALVTSIFSHHDNIIAPQTSSLLPGARNLAFGGIGHVALGCNARVLDAVMAELGALAFAA; this is encoded by the coding sequence CTGCGCCCGCGCCTGGAACGCGCGCGCATCAGCCATGCGACGGTCGACCTGGAGCCCGTTGCCGCCCCGATCGACAGCTACGTGCCCCTGATCGAGCAGGCGGTGGAGGAACTGCGCGCCGCCACGGGTTCGCAGCAGGTGGCGCTGGTGGCGCACAGCATGGGCGGGCTGGTGGTGCGCGCCTGGATGCGCCGCCACGGCAGCGAGCGGGTAGCGCGCGTGATCACCCTCGGCACCCCGCACCACGGCACCGGCATGGCCAATTTCGGACTCGGCGCCAATGCCGTCCAGATGCGCTGGCGCGGCGGCGGGCCGAGCGCCTGGCTGCGCGCGCTGGCCGCCAGCGAGGACGGCGCACGGCGCGCGCTCGTCACCTCCATCTTCAGCCACCACGACAACATCATCGCGCCGCAGACCTCGAGCCTGCTGCCGGGCGCGCGCAACCTGGCGTTCGGCGGCATCGGCCACGTGGCGCTCGGCTGCAATGCGCGCGTGCTCGACGCTGTCATGGCGGAACTCGGCGCGCTCGCGTTCGCGGCCTGA